In Thermus aquaticus, the sequence TGAGGCCGTGGCCGAGGCGGACATCGTCATGGTTCTCCTGCCCGACGAGCTCCAGGCCGCGGTTTACCGCCAGGACATTGAGCCCCACCTCAAGGAGGGCGGGGCCCTGGCCTTCGCCCACGGCTTCAACATCCACTTCAGCCAGATCAAGCCCCGCAAGGACCTGGACGTGTGGATGGTGGCCCCCAAGGGCCCAGGCCACCTGGTGCGCTCGGAGTACGTCAAGGGAAGCGGGGTCCCGGCCCTGGTGGCCGTCCACCAGGACGCCTCCGGAAGCGCCTTTCCCACGGCGCTGGCCTACGCCAAGGCCATCGGGTCGGCTCGGGCCGGGGTCATCCCCACCACCTTCAAGGACGAGACGGAGACCGACCTCTTCGGGGAGCAGGCGGTCCTTTGCGGGGGCCTCACCCGGCTCATCCAGGCGGGGTTTGAGACCCTGGTGGAGGCGGGCTACCCCCCGGAGATGGCCTACTTTGAGACGGTCCACGAGGTGAAGCTGATCGTGGACCTGATCTACGAGGCGGGGCTTTCCGGCATGCGCTACTCCATCTCCAACACCGCCGAGTACGGGGACTACACCCGGGGGGACCTGAGCGTGCCCGTGGAGGAGACCAAAAGGCGCATGCGGGAGATCCTGCGCCAGATCCAGACCGGGGAGTTCGCCCGGGAGTGGATGCTGGAGAACCAGGCGGGCCAGCCCGTGCTGGAGGCGGGCCGCAAGCGGTGGAAGGCCCACCCCATTGAGGAGGTGGGCGCAAGGCTTCGGGCCATGATGCCCTTCCTGAAGGCCCGGGTGCTAGAGGAGGTAGGCTAAGGGGCGCTTTGGGGGCCCCGAAGGGGCCCCCTTGTGATTGGAGGAGGGAAGATGGAGAAGGAAAGGCACATCCGCATCTTTGACACCACGCTCCGCGACGGCGAGCAGAGCCCTGGGGTGGCGCTCTCCCTGGACCAGAAGCTGGAGATCGCCCACGCCCTGGCCCGGCTCAACGTGGACATCATTGAGGCGGGCTTCCCCGTATCGGGGCCTTTGGAGTTTGAGGCGGTGAGGCGCATCGCCGCCGAGGTCAAGGGGCCCGTCATCGCCGCCCTCGCCCGCACCCACACCCTGGACATTGACCAGGCGGCCAGGGCTCTGGAGAAGGCGGAAAAGCCCAGGATCCACGTCTTCACTTCCGCCTCCAAGATCCACCTCCAGTACATGCTGAAGAAGACCGAGGAGGAGGTCCTGGAGATGGCGGACGAGATGGTCCGCTACGCTAGGAAGTACGTGGACGACGTGGAGTTTTCCGCCCAGGACGTGATGCGGGCGGAGTGGGACTTCGTCAAGAGGCTTTACGAGGTGGCCATTGAGGCGGGGGCCACCACGGTCAACATCCCCGACACCACGGGCTACGGCACCCCCGAGGAGTACGGGGCCCTGATCCGCAGGATCCGGGATGAGGTGGTTCGGGGCCGGGACGTGGTCATCTCCACCCACACCCACGACGACCTGGGCCTGGCCACGGCCAACGCCCTGGCCGGCGTTTTGAACGGGGCCGGGCAGGTGGAGTGCACCGTAAACGGCATCGGCGAGCGGGCGGGGAACACCGCCCTGGAAGAGGTGGTCATGGCCCTCTACGTCCGCCGGGACTTCTACAAGGCCTACACCCAGATCAACACCCGGGAGATCTACCGGGTGTCCCGGCTGGTGGAGCGCTACACCGGCATGCCCGTGCCTCCCAACAAGGCCATCGTGGGGGACAACGCCTTCGCCCACGAGTCGGGCATCCACCAAGACGGGGTCCTCAAGCACCGGGGCACCTACGAGATCATGGACGCCGAGCTCATCGGCCGGAGGCCCGCCGTCCTCGTCCTCGGCAAGCACTCGGGCCGGGCCGCCTTTAGGAAGGCCCTCGAGGACCTGGGCTACAAGGACCTCACTGAGGAGCAGCTGAAGGTCCTCTTCAGCCGCTTCAAGGAGATCGCCGAGAAGAAGGGGCCTCTCTCGGCCGAGGAGCTCCAGGCCCTGGTGGAGACCGGGCTGGAGCCCGCCTCCCGCTTCTTTGAGCTCAAGCACGTCCAGTTCTTCTCCGGCTCCGGCCTCCTGCCCACGGCCACGGTGCGGGTGATGACCCCGGACGGGGAAAGGGTGGCCACCCACACCGGGGACGGGCCTGTGGACGCCGTCTACAAGGCCATTGAGGAGGCCATCGGCCTCAAGCCCGAGCTGGAGCTTTACCGGGTGGAGGCCATCACCGGCAGCACCGAGGCTTTGGGCCAGGTGACCGTGCGCCTTCGGCTTGGGGAGCTCCAGGCGGTGGGCGTGGGCGTTTCCCCGGACATCATAGAGGCCAGCGCCCTGGCCTTCCTGGACGCCGCCGGCAAGCTGGCCTCGGGCCGGGCCACCCGGCACCCGCCCTCCATTGAGGAGGTCCAGCGGGGTGTGTGATGGTGGAGATCCTGGACACCACGCTTCGCGACGGCACGCAAGGGGAGGGGATAAGCCTTTCCGTGGAGGACAAGGTGGCCATCGCCAAAAGGCTGGCCGCCTTCGGTATCCACCTCATTGAGGGGGGCTGGCCGGGCTCCAACCCCAAGGATGCCGAGTTCTTCGCCCGGATGAAGGGGGTGGACCTGGGGGAGTCCAGGCTTGCGGCCTTCGGGGCCACAAGGCGGAAGGGGCTCCTCCCCGAGGAGGACCCCTCGGTCCTGGCCCTCCTGGAGGCCGAGACCCCGGTGGTGGTCCTCTTCGGGAAGAGCTGGACCCTGCACGTGCTGGAGGCCTTGGAGACCTCCTTGGAGGAGAACCTCCGCATGGTGGAGGACACCGTGGCCTTCTTCGCCAGCCGGGGAAGGCGGGTCATTTACGACGCCGAGCACTTCTTTGATGGCTACAAGGAGGACCCCGGCTACGCCCTGGCCACCCTCGAGGCCGCCCTAAAGGGCGGGGCCGACACCCTGGTCCTCTGCGACACCAACGGGGGCACCCTCCCCGAGGAGGTCTACGCCGTGACCAAGGTGGTGGTGGAGCGCTTTCCCGGGGTGAGGGTGGGCATCCACCCCCACAACGACGCCGATCTGGCCGTGGCCAACGCCCTGGCGGCGGTAAGAGCCGGGGCCACCCACGTCCAGGGCACCATCAACGGCTACGGGGAGCGGTGTGGCAACCTGAACCTCACGAGCTTCCTCCCCAACCTGGTCTTCAAGTACCACATCCCCGCCATCCCGCCGGAGAGGCTGAGGGGCCTGAAGGAGCTTTCCCACTTCGTGGACGAGAGGGCCAACCTCACCCCCAACCGCCGCGCTCCCTACGTGGGGGAGTCGGCCTTCGCCCACAAGGCGGGGGTCCACGTCTCGGCGGTCCTCAAGAACCCCCGCACCTACGAGCACATCCCCCCGGAGTGGGTGGGGAACGGGAGGCGCTTTCTGGTCTCCGACGTCTCGGGGCGCTCCAACCTTTTGGCCAAGCTCCAGGAGCTGGGGGTGGACCTCTCCAAGGAGGAGGCCAAGCGCCTTTTGGACGAGGTGAAGGCCCTGGAGTACGAGGGCTATGCCTTTGAGGGGGCGGAGGCCAGCTTCTACGTCCTGGCCCACCGGCTGAAGGGGGGAAGCCTTCCCTTCCAGGTGGAGGGGTTCTCGGTCTTCGTCCACGGCGCCGGCCTCGCCACCGCCTGGGCCGAGGCCACGGTGCGGGTCCGGGTGGGAAAGACCCTGGAGCACACCGCTGCCGAAAGCCCCTATGGCCCGGTGTCTGCCCTGGACCGGGCCTTCCGCAAGGCGGTTTTGGGGTTTTACCCGGAGCTGGCCGACGTTGAGCTCGCCGACTACAAAGTGCGCATCCTCTCGGGCCGGGAGGCGGGCACCAACAGCGGCGTGCGGGTGATGGTGGAGATGAAGCGGGGAGGGGAGCGCTTCAGCACCGTGGGGGCCAGCGAGAACATCCTCGAGGCCTCCCTCAAGGCCCTCACCGACGGCTACGCCTACGCCCTCCTCTACCCCGTGCGCCAGGCTACGCCCAGCGCAGGCTGACCTCGGGGAGGAGGGTGGGGCTCACTTCTTCCTCGGGGGAGAGGAGCCGGATCTCCCGGTAGCGGCCGCCCCGGGGGTCCCGGTAGACCTCCAGGAGGTTCTCCTTCAGGTTCACGAGCCAGACCTCGGGGATGCCCGCCTCGGCGTAGAGGGGAAGCTTCACCTCCCGGTCAAACTCCAAGGAGGTGTCGGCCACCTCTACGAGGAGGAGGACATCTTCCGGAGCGGGGAGTTTTTCCCGGTAGCGGTCCAGGGGTGGCCTCAGAACCATGAGGTCGGGCTCGGGCTCAGAGTCCTCGGAAAGCCTCAGGGGGGACTGGACTAGGACCACCGCCTTACCTCTAAGGGTCTCCTGAAGCCTTGCGTCCAGCTGGGCTACCTTGTGCACGTGCTTGGGTCCGATGGGGCTCATCTGGTACACCTCTCCCCTCAGGAGCTCCACGTGGGGCACCCCCTGGAAGGCCCGCTCAAACTCCTCTACCCGGAAGCGGTAGCGGGTGGCCATACCCCTATTATGTCCTTTTCTCCTGCCTTACTGGCCCGGGGAAGCCCTTTTGCCGGGGCCCCCATGCTAGCGCAAGCCAGCATGGGGTGGTGTTATGCCCCCTGGCCCGAGTAGCGCTTAAGGCCAAGCCAAAAGAGGAGGCGGGCCAGGAGGAGGAAGGCCACACCCCAGAGGAGCATGATCCAAAGCCCCGGGAAAAGGGCCACCTCCTGCCCCGCCAGGAGGGCGGCGGGCAGGTAGACCAGGTAGGGGAAGGGGGTGAGGAGGGCGAGCTCCCTTAGGGGCTCGGGGAAGACCTCGAGGGGGGCGATGGTCCCCGAGAGGAAGAGGTAGAGAAGGAAGAAGACCTCCTCCACGCTGGTGGCCCGTTCCGTCCAGAAGGTGAGCATGGCCGTGGTGTACTGCATGGTGTAGCGGAGCAGGAAGGCCAGGAGGGTGAGGAGAAGGCCCAAAAGGAAGGGGCCTGGTTCGGGGGTAAAGCGGGCCTCGGGGAAGAGGTAGAAGAAGAGGAGGGTGAGGAGGACCACGAAGGGGAGCCTGGCCAGCCTCTCGGCCACGTGGGCCGCCAGGTGGTCCAAGAAGGGGTCTAGGGGGCGGAGGAGGCGGAAGGAGAGCCGGCCCTCCACCACGTCCCGCTCAAACTCCCACACCACCCAGACCACCGTGGCCTGGCGCACCAGGAAGACCATGAGGAAGTAGCGGGCGAACTCCCCCGAGGAGAGGGGGGAGCCCCCGCCCCGGGCGGCCTCGGTCCAGACCCCCATAAGGATGAGGGGAAGAAGCCCGGCCAAGGCCCAGAGAAAGAGCTCCGCCCGGTACTCCAGCATGTAGGCCAGGTAGACGGCGAGAAGGGTCTTGGCCTTCCTCATAGGGCCTCCATTGGGCTTTTGAAGACCCGGGCGATGACCTCCTCCAGAGGAGGGTCCCGCACCTCCAGGTCCTCCACGGGAAGCCTCTTGAGGATCTCGGCCACCCTTTCGGTGAGCCTCTCCCGGGGCACGAGGAGCCTCACCTCCCGCCCTTCCAGCTCCCGCACCTCGCCGAAGGGGAGGAAGGCCTCCCGGGGCAAGGGGTGCTTCAGGGTGAGCCCCACCTCCCGGTAAGGGGCGAAGCGGTCCAGGAGGCCCTCGAGGGCCCCGTCGTAGAGAAGCCTCCCCTGGTGGATGACCAGGACCCTCGGGCAGAGGGCGGCGATGTCGGCCATGTAGTGGCTGGTGAGGAGGACCGTGGCCCCATAGCGGCGGTTGTACTCGCGGATGAACTCCCGCACGGCCACCTGGGCGTTCACGTCCAGGCCCAGGGTGGGCTCGTCCAGGAAGAGCACCTCCGGGCGGTGGAGGAGGGCGGCCAAAAGCTCCGCCTTCATCCTCTCCCCCAAGGAGAGCTTCCGCACAGGTTGGTGGAGCCTTTCCGTGAGGGAAAGCATCTCGGCAAGCTCCAGGACCCGCTTCCTGAACTCGCCCTCCGGCACCTCGTAGATGGCGGCGTTCAGACGGAAGGAGTCCATGGCGGGCAGGTCCCAGATGAGCTGTTGCTTGTTGCCCATGACCAGGGTGATCTTCTTCAAGAAGGCCTTTTCCCGCCTCTGGGGCACGTGCCCGGCCACCAGGGCCCTGCCCCTCGTGGGGTGGACCAGGCCGGTCAGCATCTTCAGGGTGGTGGTCTTGCCCGCCCCGTTGGGACCCAGGAAGCCCACCACCTCCCCGGGATGTATCCGAAAGGAAACCCCTTCCACCGCTCGGATGGTGTGGTACTGGCGGCGGAAGAAGTGGCGTAGGGTGCCAAGGAGGGTCTCTTCCTTCCTGGCTACCCGGTAGTGCCGGGTGAGGTCCTCCGCTAGCACGATGGGGCTTGCGCCCGCCATGCCTCCAAGTCTACCCTGGAAAGGTGCGCTACCTTAGGGTCTTCCGCCTCTTTCTCCTCACCAGCCTGGCGGCGGAGATGGAGTACCGGGGGAACTTCCTCCTCGGGCTCCTCTCCTCCTTCCTCACCCTAGTTGGGGCCCTTTTCGGCCTCGCCCTCCTCTACCAGGGGGGGTACCGGCCGGGGGGCTGGGCCTGGGAGGAGGCCCTTTTGGTCCTCGCCGCCTTCACCCTTTTGCAGGGGCTGGCCTCCACCCTCCTGGCCCCCAACCTCAACAAGATCGTGGAGCACGTGCAGCAGGGCACCTTGGACTTCGTCCTCCTGAAGCCCATAGATCCCCAGTTCTGGCTCTCCTTGCGGGCCTTCTCCCCCTGGGGCCTGGGGGACCTCGCCCTGGGCCTTGGCCTCCTCCTCTATGGGGGGCTTCGCCTGGGGCTTTCCCCTCTGGACTTCGCCCTTTTTGCCCTTTACTTCGCCCTGGGAGCGGTGATCCTCTACAGCCTTTGGTTCCTTCTGGCCACCACCAGCATCTGGTTTGTGAAGATTTACAACGTCACCGAGGTCCTCAGGGGGCTTCTGGAAGCGGGGCGGTTTCCCGTGGGGGCTTACCCCGCCCTTTACCGGGTCTTCTTCACCTTCGTGGTGCCGGTGGCCTTTCTCACCACCGTGCCCGCCGAGGCGGCCCTCAAGAGAGGGGAAGCCCCCCTGCTTCTCGCCGGGGGGCTCGCCCTCCTCCTCTTCCTCCTGGCCCGGGGCTTCTTCCTGCTGGCCCTCAGGAGCTACACCTC encodes:
- the ilvC gene encoding ketol-acid reductoisomerase, whose protein sequence is MKVYYEHDADLGFLSGKKVAVLGFGSQGHAHALNLKDSGVDVRVGLRPGSRSWAKAEGAGLRVLPTPEAVAEADIVMVLLPDELQAAVYRQDIEPHLKEGGALAFAHGFNIHFSQIKPRKDLDVWMVAPKGPGHLVRSEYVKGSGVPALVAVHQDASGSAFPTALAYAKAIGSARAGVIPTTFKDETETDLFGEQAVLCGGLTRLIQAGFETLVEAGYPPEMAYFETVHEVKLIVDLIYEAGLSGMRYSISNTAEYGDYTRGDLSVPVEETKRRMREILRQIQTGEFAREWMLENQAGQPVLEAGRKRWKAHPIEEVGARLRAMMPFLKARVLEEVG
- a CDS encoding 2-isopropylmalate synthase, encoding MEKERHIRIFDTTLRDGEQSPGVALSLDQKLEIAHALARLNVDIIEAGFPVSGPLEFEAVRRIAAEVKGPVIAALARTHTLDIDQAARALEKAEKPRIHVFTSASKIHLQYMLKKTEEEVLEMADEMVRYARKYVDDVEFSAQDVMRAEWDFVKRLYEVAIEAGATTVNIPDTTGYGTPEEYGALIRRIRDEVVRGRDVVISTHTHDDLGLATANALAGVLNGAGQVECTVNGIGERAGNTALEEVVMALYVRRDFYKAYTQINTREIYRVSRLVERYTGMPVPPNKAIVGDNAFAHESGIHQDGVLKHRGTYEIMDAELIGRRPAVLVLGKHSGRAAFRKALEDLGYKDLTEEQLKVLFSRFKEIAEKKGPLSAEELQALVETGLEPASRFFELKHVQFFSGSGLLPTATVRVMTPDGERVATHTGDGPVDAVYKAIEEAIGLKPELELYRVEAITGSTEALGQVTVRLRLGELQAVGVGVSPDIIEASALAFLDAAGKLASGRATRHPPSIEEVQRGV
- the cimA gene encoding citramalate synthase codes for the protein MVEILDTTLRDGTQGEGISLSVEDKVAIAKRLAAFGIHLIEGGWPGSNPKDAEFFARMKGVDLGESRLAAFGATRRKGLLPEEDPSVLALLEAETPVVVLFGKSWTLHVLEALETSLEENLRMVEDTVAFFASRGRRVIYDAEHFFDGYKEDPGYALATLEAALKGGADTLVLCDTNGGTLPEEVYAVTKVVVERFPGVRVGIHPHNDADLAVANALAAVRAGATHVQGTINGYGERCGNLNLTSFLPNLVFKYHIPAIPPERLRGLKELSHFVDERANLTPNRRAPYVGESAFAHKAGVHVSAVLKNPRTYEHIPPEWVGNGRRFLVSDVSGRSNLLAKLQELGVDLSKEEAKRLLDEVKALEYEGYAFEGAEASFYVLAHRLKGGSLPFQVEGFSVFVHGAGLATAWAEATVRVRVGKTLEHTAAESPYGPVSALDRAFRKAVLGFYPELADVELADYKVRILSGREAGTNSGVRVMVEMKRGGERFSTVGASENILEASLKALTDGYAYALLYPVRQATPSAG
- a CDS encoding Uma2 family endonuclease translates to MATRYRFRVEEFERAFQGVPHVELLRGEVYQMSPIGPKHVHKVAQLDARLQETLRGKAVVLVQSPLRLSEDSEPEPDLMVLRPPLDRYREKLPAPEDVLLLVEVADTSLEFDREVKLPLYAEAGIPEVWLVNLKENLLEVYRDPRGGRYREIRLLSPEEEVSPTLLPEVSLRWA
- a CDS encoding ABC transporter permease yields the protein MRKAKTLLAVYLAYMLEYRAELFLWALAGLLPLILMGVWTEAARGGGSPLSSGEFARYFLMVFLVRQATVVWVVWEFERDVVEGRLSFRLLRPLDPFLDHLAAHVAERLARLPFVVLLTLLFFYLFPEARFTPEPGPFLLGLLLTLLAFLLRYTMQYTTAMLTFWTERATSVEEVFFLLYLFLSGTIAPLEVFPEPLRELALLTPFPYLVYLPAALLAGQEVALFPGLWIMLLWGVAFLLLARLLFWLGLKRYSGQGA
- a CDS encoding ABC transporter ATP-binding protein, which produces MAGASPIVLAEDLTRHYRVARKEETLLGTLRHFFRRQYHTIRAVEGVSFRIHPGEVVGFLGPNGAGKTTTLKMLTGLVHPTRGRALVAGHVPQRREKAFLKKITLVMGNKQQLIWDLPAMDSFRLNAAIYEVPEGEFRKRVLELAEMLSLTERLHQPVRKLSLGERMKAELLAALLHRPEVLFLDEPTLGLDVNAQVAVREFIREYNRRYGATVLLTSHYMADIAALCPRVLVIHQGRLLYDGALEGLLDRFAPYREVGLTLKHPLPREAFLPFGEVRELEGREVRLLVPRERLTERVAEILKRLPVEDLEVRDPPLEEVIARVFKSPMEAL
- a CDS encoding ABC transporter permease, giving the protein MRYLRVFRLFLLTSLAAEMEYRGNFLLGLLSSFLTLVGALFGLALLYQGGYRPGGWAWEEALLVLAAFTLLQGLASTLLAPNLNKIVEHVQQGTLDFVLLKPIDPQFWLSLRAFSPWGLGDLALGLGLLLYGGLRLGLSPLDFALFALYFALGAVILYSLWFLLATTSIWFVKIYNVTEVLRGLLEAGRFPVGAYPALYRVFFTFVVPVAFLTTVPAEAALKRGEAPLLLAGGLALLLFLLARGFFLLALRSYTSASS